The following are from one region of the Bactrocera oleae isolate idBacOlea1 chromosome 6, idBacOlea1, whole genome shotgun sequence genome:
- the MsrA gene encoding peptide methionine sulfoxide reductase isoform X4 produces MALEILNADYTLPDLKDVSTVRAEQKELNVTPVHSVNIAFKTATFGMGCFWGAESLFGGNKGILRTTVGYEGGSKDSPTYRSLGDHTEVLEIDYDPKTISFKQLLHLFWNNHEYGLTNPIKRQYMSLILYHDDEQKKIAEESIVEEQKKRMPEKIITEILPKGKFYPAEDYHQKYRLQGHKDLAETLNLDAKLLRTSYVATKLNGYLAGVGGVKQFKDEIDTLGLTPSQKEYCLYQVEQNEGTGLYC; encoded by the exons AGCACTGTGCGCGCAGAGCAAAAGGAGCTGAATGTGACACCCGTTCATAGCGTGAATATTGCCTTTAAGACGGCCACTTTTGGCATGGGCTGCTTCTGGGGCGCCGAATCGTTATTTGGCGGCAACAAAGGCATTTTGCGCACAACTGTCGGCTATGAGGGCGGCTCCAAGGATTCACCAACGTACCGTAGCCT TGGTGATCATACTGAAGTACTGGAGATTGACTACGATCCCAAAACCATCTCGTTCAAACAACTATTGCATCTCTTCTGGAACAATCATGAATACGGTCTTACCAACCCCATTAAGCGTCAGTATATGTCATTGATCTTATATCACGATGATGAGCAAAAGAAGATCGCTGAAGAATCAATTGTAGAGGAGCAAAAGAAACGTATGcctgaaaaaattattaccgAGATTTTACCGAAAGGAAAATTCTATCCTGCTGAAGA CTATCACCAGAAATACCGTCTGCAGGGCCACAAAGATCTCGCCGAAACTCTGAATCTCGATGCAAAACTGTTGCGCACCTCCTACGTGGCCACCAAATTGAATGGTTACCTAGCGGGTGTGGGTGGCGTTAAGCAATTCAAAGATGAAATCGATACACTTGGCTTGACACCCTCACAAAAGGAATATTGCCTGTATCAGGTGGAGCAGAATGAGGGTACGGGCCTTTATTGTTGA
- the MsrA gene encoding peptide methionine sulfoxide reductase isoform X1 — MVANRTFLSHKCKTQILYSLLSLALLLAKVTLLHADKTSCQYDVFKPQIATCTDDIAPSITISTVRAEQKELNVTPVHSVNIAFKTATFGMGCFWGAESLFGGNKGILRTTVGYEGGSKDSPTYRSLGDHTEVLEIDYDPKTISFKQLLHLFWNNHEYGLTNPIKRQYMSLILYHDDEQKKIAEESIVEEQKKRMPEKIITEILPKGKFYPAEDYHQKYRLQGHKDLAETLNLDAKLLRTSYVATKLNGYLAGVGGVKQFKDEIDTLGLTPSQKEYCLYQVEQNEGTGLYC; from the exons atggtagCAAATAGAACATTCTTAAGTCACAAGTGTAAAACACAAATCCTCTACAGTTTACTCAGCCTTGCGCTGCTGCTGGCAAAGGTCACACTGTTGCATGCGGATAAAACCAGCTGTCAATATGACGTCTTCAAGCCACAAATAGCGACATGCACCGATGATATAGCACCAAGCATAACAATT AGCACTGTGCGCGCAGAGCAAAAGGAGCTGAATGTGACACCCGTTCATAGCGTGAATATTGCCTTTAAGACGGCCACTTTTGGCATGGGCTGCTTCTGGGGCGCCGAATCGTTATTTGGCGGCAACAAAGGCATTTTGCGCACAACTGTCGGCTATGAGGGCGGCTCCAAGGATTCACCAACGTACCGTAGCCT TGGTGATCATACTGAAGTACTGGAGATTGACTACGATCCCAAAACCATCTCGTTCAAACAACTATTGCATCTCTTCTGGAACAATCATGAATACGGTCTTACCAACCCCATTAAGCGTCAGTATATGTCATTGATCTTATATCACGATGATGAGCAAAAGAAGATCGCTGAAGAATCAATTGTAGAGGAGCAAAAGAAACGTATGcctgaaaaaattattaccgAGATTTTACCGAAAGGAAAATTCTATCCTGCTGAAGA CTATCACCAGAAATACCGTCTGCAGGGCCACAAAGATCTCGCCGAAACTCTGAATCTCGATGCAAAACTGTTGCGCACCTCCTACGTGGCCACCAAATTGAATGGTTACCTAGCGGGTGTGGGTGGCGTTAAGCAATTCAAAGATGAAATCGATACACTTGGCTTGACACCCTCACAAAAGGAATATTGCCTGTATCAGGTGGAGCAGAATGAGGGTACGGGCCTTTATTGTTGA
- the MsrA gene encoding peptide methionine sulfoxide reductase isoform X2 → MVANRTFLSHKCKTQILYSLLSLALLLAKVTLLHADKTSCQYDVFKPQIATCTDDIAPSITISTVRAEQKELNVTPVHSVNIAFKTATFGMGCFWGAESLFGGNKGILRTTVGYEGGSKDSPTGDHTEVLEIDYDPKTISFKQLLHLFWNNHEYGLTNPIKRQYMSLILYHDDEQKKIAEESIVEEQKKRMPEKIITEILPKGKFYPAEDYHQKYRLQGHKDLAETLNLDAKLLRTSYVATKLNGYLAGVGGVKQFKDEIDTLGLTPSQKEYCLYQVEQNEGTGLYC, encoded by the exons atggtagCAAATAGAACATTCTTAAGTCACAAGTGTAAAACACAAATCCTCTACAGTTTACTCAGCCTTGCGCTGCTGCTGGCAAAGGTCACACTGTTGCATGCGGATAAAACCAGCTGTCAATATGACGTCTTCAAGCCACAAATAGCGACATGCACCGATGATATAGCACCAAGCATAACAATT AGCACTGTGCGCGCAGAGCAAAAGGAGCTGAATGTGACACCCGTTCATAGCGTGAATATTGCCTTTAAGACGGCCACTTTTGGCATGGGCTGCTTCTGGGGCGCCGAATCGTTATTTGGCGGCAACAAAGGCATTTTGCGCACAACTGTCGGCTATGAGGGCGGCTCCAAGGATTCACCAAC TGGTGATCATACTGAAGTACTGGAGATTGACTACGATCCCAAAACCATCTCGTTCAAACAACTATTGCATCTCTTCTGGAACAATCATGAATACGGTCTTACCAACCCCATTAAGCGTCAGTATATGTCATTGATCTTATATCACGATGATGAGCAAAAGAAGATCGCTGAAGAATCAATTGTAGAGGAGCAAAAGAAACGTATGcctgaaaaaattattaccgAGATTTTACCGAAAGGAAAATTCTATCCTGCTGAAGA CTATCACCAGAAATACCGTCTGCAGGGCCACAAAGATCTCGCCGAAACTCTGAATCTCGATGCAAAACTGTTGCGCACCTCCTACGTGGCCACCAAATTGAATGGTTACCTAGCGGGTGTGGGTGGCGTTAAGCAATTCAAAGATGAAATCGATACACTTGGCTTGACACCCTCACAAAAGGAATATTGCCTGTATCAGGTGGAGCAGAATGAGGGTACGGGCCTTTATTGTTGA
- the MsrA gene encoding peptide methionine sulfoxide reductase isoform X6, protein MALEILNADYTLPDLKDVSTVRAEQKELNVTPVHSVNIAFKTATFGMGCFWGAESLFGGNKGILRTTVGYEGGSKDSPTGDHTEVLEIDYDPKTISFKQLLHLFWNNHEYGLTNPIKRQYMSLILYHDDEQKKIAEESIVEEQKKRMPEKIITEILPKGKFYPAEDYHQKYRLQGHKDLAETLNLDAKLLRTSYVATKLNGYLAGVGGVKQFKDEIDTLGLTPSQKEYCLYQVEQNEGTGLYC, encoded by the exons AGCACTGTGCGCGCAGAGCAAAAGGAGCTGAATGTGACACCCGTTCATAGCGTGAATATTGCCTTTAAGACGGCCACTTTTGGCATGGGCTGCTTCTGGGGCGCCGAATCGTTATTTGGCGGCAACAAAGGCATTTTGCGCACAACTGTCGGCTATGAGGGCGGCTCCAAGGATTCACCAAC TGGTGATCATACTGAAGTACTGGAGATTGACTACGATCCCAAAACCATCTCGTTCAAACAACTATTGCATCTCTTCTGGAACAATCATGAATACGGTCTTACCAACCCCATTAAGCGTCAGTATATGTCATTGATCTTATATCACGATGATGAGCAAAAGAAGATCGCTGAAGAATCAATTGTAGAGGAGCAAAAGAAACGTATGcctgaaaaaattattaccgAGATTTTACCGAAAGGAAAATTCTATCCTGCTGAAGA CTATCACCAGAAATACCGTCTGCAGGGCCACAAAGATCTCGCCGAAACTCTGAATCTCGATGCAAAACTGTTGCGCACCTCCTACGTGGCCACCAAATTGAATGGTTACCTAGCGGGTGTGGGTGGCGTTAAGCAATTCAAAGATGAAATCGATACACTTGGCTTGACACCCTCACAAAAGGAATATTGCCTGTATCAGGTGGAGCAGAATGAGGGTACGGGCCTTTATTGTTGA
- the MsrA gene encoding peptide methionine sulfoxide reductase isoform X5, whose product MQRQRCSKSARRPPVRKSTVRAEQKELNVTPVHSVNIAFKTATFGMGCFWGAESLFGGNKGILRTTVGYEGGSKDSPTYRSLGDHTEVLEIDYDPKTISFKQLLHLFWNNHEYGLTNPIKRQYMSLILYHDDEQKKIAEESIVEEQKKRMPEKIITEILPKGKFYPAEDYHQKYRLQGHKDLAETLNLDAKLLRTSYVATKLNGYLAGVGGVKQFKDEIDTLGLTPSQKEYCLYQVEQNEGTGLYC is encoded by the exons AGCACTGTGCGCGCAGAGCAAAAGGAGCTGAATGTGACACCCGTTCATAGCGTGAATATTGCCTTTAAGACGGCCACTTTTGGCATGGGCTGCTTCTGGGGCGCCGAATCGTTATTTGGCGGCAACAAAGGCATTTTGCGCACAACTGTCGGCTATGAGGGCGGCTCCAAGGATTCACCAACGTACCGTAGCCT TGGTGATCATACTGAAGTACTGGAGATTGACTACGATCCCAAAACCATCTCGTTCAAACAACTATTGCATCTCTTCTGGAACAATCATGAATACGGTCTTACCAACCCCATTAAGCGTCAGTATATGTCATTGATCTTATATCACGATGATGAGCAAAAGAAGATCGCTGAAGAATCAATTGTAGAGGAGCAAAAGAAACGTATGcctgaaaaaattattaccgAGATTTTACCGAAAGGAAAATTCTATCCTGCTGAAGA CTATCACCAGAAATACCGTCTGCAGGGCCACAAAGATCTCGCCGAAACTCTGAATCTCGATGCAAAACTGTTGCGCACCTCCTACGTGGCCACCAAATTGAATGGTTACCTAGCGGGTGTGGGTGGCGTTAAGCAATTCAAAGATGAAATCGATACACTTGGCTTGACACCCTCACAAAAGGAATATTGCCTGTATCAGGTGGAGCAGAATGAGGGTACGGGCCTTTATTGTTGA
- the MsrA gene encoding peptide methionine sulfoxide reductase isoform X3: MTLIRCSRLIIRRFCCNCPVLEISTVRAEQKELNVTPVHSVNIAFKTATFGMGCFWGAESLFGGNKGILRTTVGYEGGSKDSPTYRSLGDHTEVLEIDYDPKTISFKQLLHLFWNNHEYGLTNPIKRQYMSLILYHDDEQKKIAEESIVEEQKKRMPEKIITEILPKGKFYPAEDYHQKYRLQGHKDLAETLNLDAKLLRTSYVATKLNGYLAGVGGVKQFKDEIDTLGLTPSQKEYCLYQVEQNEGTGLYC, encoded by the exons AGCACTGTGCGCGCAGAGCAAAAGGAGCTGAATGTGACACCCGTTCATAGCGTGAATATTGCCTTTAAGACGGCCACTTTTGGCATGGGCTGCTTCTGGGGCGCCGAATCGTTATTTGGCGGCAACAAAGGCATTTTGCGCACAACTGTCGGCTATGAGGGCGGCTCCAAGGATTCACCAACGTACCGTAGCCT TGGTGATCATACTGAAGTACTGGAGATTGACTACGATCCCAAAACCATCTCGTTCAAACAACTATTGCATCTCTTCTGGAACAATCATGAATACGGTCTTACCAACCCCATTAAGCGTCAGTATATGTCATTGATCTTATATCACGATGATGAGCAAAAGAAGATCGCTGAAGAATCAATTGTAGAGGAGCAAAAGAAACGTATGcctgaaaaaattattaccgAGATTTTACCGAAAGGAAAATTCTATCCTGCTGAAGA CTATCACCAGAAATACCGTCTGCAGGGCCACAAAGATCTCGCCGAAACTCTGAATCTCGATGCAAAACTGTTGCGCACCTCCTACGTGGCCACCAAATTGAATGGTTACCTAGCGGGTGTGGGTGGCGTTAAGCAATTCAAAGATGAAATCGATACACTTGGCTTGACACCCTCACAAAAGGAATATTGCCTGTATCAGGTGGAGCAGAATGAGGGTACGGGCCTTTATTGTTGA